The DNA window AAGACAGAAGCGGAAATGTTAGGACGAAAAGTAGTCGAACTCGGTAAGTTCACCATATGCTTACCTCGGTTAATAACGCTGTCCTTCAAATTATTCGGGTTCTGGATAGAAACGCCGAGTAACTATTCTTCCCTTTATTAAAGGAAAGATTTTACTTGTTCTTTCCTTTATTTAAGGAAACTATAGGATCCATGAAACAAGCCCTGAAATATTTAACAGGTGATTTTTTAGAGCGCGACCTACCGGAACTCACTAGGCGTAGTTTTGATTTGGAACCGGTGAAGGGCAAGGCACTGACCTTGATCGGAATGCGGCGTGCCGGTAAAACCTACCTATGCTATCAATCCATCCAGGATCTGCTGATTCAAGGGATACCAAAAGAAAACATTCTCTATCTTAATTTTGAAGATGACCGGCTGTTCGGATTCAAGCTGTCAGATTGCCAGACCATTCTTGATGTGTTTTACGCCAACCAGCCGGAAAAGAAATCCAGCCATTGCTACTTTTTCTTTGATGAGATTCAAAACATCGAGAACTGGGAGCGATTTGTCCGGCGCCTGATCGACACGGAAAATGTTTCTGTTTATGTTACCGGCTCATCGGCACGTCTGCTCAGCGCTGAGTTGGCTACTGGATTGCGAGGGCGTTCCCTGGACCGGGAAGTTTTCACCTTTTCTTTCGAAGAGTATTTGAGCGCCCAGTCGGTATCGGTCAATCTGTCAAGGGTAGGTGCCAAAACACGTTTGTTGTTAGATCAGCATGCAGAACGATATTGCCGCATGGGCGGATTCCCAGAAGTCCAGCAGATGGATGTGAATCGGAGGCGGGAAATTCTGCAAAGTTACGTGGATGCCGTAGTCCTTCGTGATGTTGTCGAACGTCACCGCATCGCCAATGTAGAAGCGCTCCGATCGGTCGTATACCAAGTGCTTCGAAACCCGGCTGCCAAACTCAGCGTGAACAAGTTCTACCTCGATTTAAAAAGCCGCGGACTACGCATCGCCAAAGATGATCTTTATGCTTTCCTGCGCCACCTCAACGAT is part of the Verrucomicrobiota bacterium genome and encodes:
- a CDS encoding ATP-binding protein, with amino-acid sequence MKQALKYLTGDFLERDLPELTRRSFDLEPVKGKALTLIGMRRAGKTYLCYQSIQDLLIQGIPKENILYLNFEDDRLFGFKLSDCQTILDVFYANQPEKKSSHCYFFFDEIQNIENWERFVRRLIDTENVSVYVTGSSARLLSAELATGLRGRSLDREVFTFSFEEYLSAQSVSVNLSRVGAKTRLLLDQHAERYCRMGGFPEVQQMDVNRRREILQSYVDAVVLRDVVERHRIANVEALRSVVYQVLRNPAAKLSVNKFYLDLKSRGLRIAKDDLYAFLRHLNDAYLLFQVPIWSRSEKKRQVNPKKMYAIDNGVLDAYSTNLTADRGAFLENLVFLTLRRQGLEVSYYVTNQGREVDFAYKADGNTFLIQVAWSLENESTRERELRALHDASAELEKTKCTIVTLNEEWESEDSLIEVVPLWKFLLGR